TCATGGTTTTCTCAATGCTGCTCCGGCGTCCCGGCTTAAGCTCCAGTTCGGCCCCGGTGATCACAAACCCCTTGGGATAATTGGCCTGGCGGTAGGAAAAATTTATCTGCTTGGGGGAAAGCCTCAGCTTCTTTCCCTCCGGGGTCAGCCCCCAGACCTTTTTTACCGAGTCGGCCATCTGTCCGCCGTAGGCCCCGGCGTTCATCACCAGCGCCCCGCCAATGGAGCCGGGGATCCCCACCGCCCACTCCATCCCGGACAGACCCTCCCTGGCGCAGTAATCCACCAGGGCCGGAAGGGAATATCCGCTGTCCACCGTCAGGCGGTTCTTGTCCCGGGAAAGATTCTTGAAGCCCCTGGCAATCTTGATCACCACCCCTTTGTATCCCCGGTCTTCGACCAGCAGGTTGGAGCCGTTGCCCAGCACATAAAAATTCAGCTTCTGCTTTTTTATCCGGGCCAATAATCCGGACAAGGCCTGCTCTCCCCAGGGAATGGCCAGCAGTTCCGCCGGCCCCCCGATCCGGAAAGAGGTGTGCCCGCTAAGCGGCTCGTTGAAAAGGAATTCCCCGGCCAGCCCCTGGGGCAGATCGAGTATCTTTGATGTTTTAACCATTCAAATATTCCTCCCCGGCCTTGTAGATATCGCCGGCTCCCA
This bacterium DNA region includes the following protein-coding sequences:
- the murB gene encoding UDP-N-acetylmuramate dehydrogenase; amino-acid sequence: MVKTSKILDLPQGLAGEFLFNEPLSGHTSFRIGGPAELLAIPWGEQALSGLLARIKKQKLNFYVLGNGSNLLVEDRGYKGVVIKIARGFKNLSRDKNRLTVDSGYSLPALVDYCAREGLSGMEWAVGIPGSIGGALVMNAGAYGGQMADSVKKVWGLTPEGKKLRLSPKQINFSYRQANYPKGFVITGAELELKPGRRSSIEKTMNLYLSKRKKNQPLTLPSAGCIFKNPPGDSAKRLIAVAGMKGQKLGGAAVSVKHANFIVNQGGAKAAEVLALIKKIQSQAYQRLGIRLIPEVKILGK